A genomic region of Planococcus kocurii contains the following coding sequences:
- a CDS encoding helix-turn-helix domain-containing protein: MEFDLFKNQVRFKIALELIDRDEGLSILELNKLLKEVSQATLYRHVNSMVEDDLLKIVGLNRSGKVEEKLYALNTQAYKISEEEWQSATYNEKIKFVTYFFMYILQGYKNYHESLGTNQSQDQSTFSLVKMNLTDDSLSEFQSELSALMEKYYNMKSVEEGTERTISMVIIP; the protein is encoded by the coding sequence ATGGAATTCGATTTATTTAAAAATCAAGTTAGGTTTAAAATCGCTTTGGAATTAATAGATAGAGATGAAGGCTTATCCATTTTGGAACTCAATAAATTACTGAAAGAAGTATCACAAGCGACGTTATACAGGCACGTAAATTCAATGGTAGAGGATGACTTGTTGAAAATTGTTGGACTAAATCGCAGCGGTAAAGTTGAAGAGAAATTATATGCCTTAAATACGCAAGCATATAAAATTAGTGAAGAAGAATGGCAGTCTGCCACATACAATGAAAAAATAAAATTTGTTACTTACTTCTTCATGTACATTTTGCAAGGTTATAAAAACTACCACGAAAGTCTCGGCACAAATCAATCTCAGGATCAATCAACATTTTCGCTAGTGAAAATGAATTTAACGGATGATTCATTGAGCGAGTTTCAATCGGAATTAAGTGCATTAATGGAAAAGTACTACAATATGAAAAGTGTAGAGGAAGGCACAGAACGTACGATTTCGATGGTAATCATTCCATAA
- a CDS encoding PadR family transcriptional regulator — translation MADSTQMLKGILDGCILSIIKEGEIYGYELAEKLQGYGFSSFSEGTIYPLLLRMQKDGLLSSVQRKSTAGPKRKYYSLSQKGEEELVQFLTRWAEMKKSVETVINKGGH, via the coding sequence GTGGCGGATTCTACCCAAATGCTAAAAGGAATTCTGGATGGCTGCATTCTTTCAATTATTAAGGAAGGGGAAATATATGGATATGAACTGGCAGAAAAACTTCAGGGCTATGGCTTTTCTTCTTTCAGTGAAGGCACAATTTATCCCCTCCTACTAAGAATGCAAAAAGATGGCTTATTATCAAGTGTCCAAAGAAAATCTACTGCTGGGCCCAAACGGAAGTATTACTCCTTATCTCAAAAAGGAGAAGAAGAACTGGTGCAATTCTTAACAAGATGGGCTGAGATGAAAAAATCGGTCGAAACTGTAATCAATAAAGGAGGTCATTAA
- a CDS encoding DUF1129 family protein → MLSAKSEQFLLELRMYLIQHGKSDEDINSIVEELESHLVESEKKGKSVESIVGNDPKQYIKSIGKTLPTEKKELFVLIPSTILVILSYLCYVPAIEGNFRVSQNILLWGSIIVLLTLAVYAFVLFKGLPKLHNSPVKFGLLMVGVNALVIGTWVGLYFWMNQKVDSNYFVATPEQSYIIVAFCILVFILYALYTKSWITIIVAGVMSVGSIVERLIPKEINEDPFYISLTLIGMLIIAVLLILYFIRKSKKKTNSI, encoded by the coding sequence ATGTTATCTGCTAAGTCGGAGCAATTTTTACTCGAGTTGCGGATGTACTTAATCCAGCACGGCAAAAGTGATGAGGATATTAACAGTATCGTGGAAGAATTGGAAAGCCATTTGGTTGAATCAGAAAAAAAAGGAAAAAGTGTTGAGAGTATCGTGGGGAATGATCCTAAACAATATATAAAAAGCATCGGGAAAACTTTGCCGACAGAGAAGAAAGAGTTATTCGTTTTAATCCCATCTACCATTCTCGTCATACTCTCATATTTGTGTTACGTTCCTGCGATAGAAGGAAATTTCAGGGTTTCTCAGAATATCTTGTTATGGGGTTCGATAATAGTATTACTTACTCTGGCGGTATATGCATTTGTTTTATTTAAAGGGTTACCAAAACTCCATAATTCTCCAGTTAAATTTGGCCTTCTGATGGTGGGAGTGAACGCTCTTGTAATTGGAACTTGGGTCGGTCTCTATTTCTGGATGAACCAAAAAGTAGATTCAAATTATTTTGTAGCGACTCCAGAACAAAGCTATATAATAGTAGCTTTCTGTATACTGGTTTTTATTCTCTATGCACTCTATACAAAATCCTGGATTACGATCATTGTTGCTGGGGTGATGAGTGTAGGATCGATTGTAGAAAGATTAATCCCCAAAGAAATTAATGAAGACCCATTTTATATATCACTGACTCTCATCGGAATGCTCATTATTGCCGTCTTGCTTATCCTATATTTTATTAGAAAGAGCAAGAAAAAAACCAATAGTATTTGA
- a CDS encoding helix-turn-helix transcriptional regulator, translated as MKNQIQDLRKIQGFSQEELARRCSVTRQTINAIENNKYDPTLALAFKLSKNLNVKVDELFIFEEEIK; from the coding sequence ATGAAAAATCAAATTCAAGACTTGCGTAAAATACAGGGGTTTTCCCAAGAAGAATTAGCCAGAAGATGCTCGGTAACAAGACAAACAATCAATGCGATTGAAAACAATAAGTATGATCCAACATTAGCGTTGGCATTTAAACTGTCGAAGAATCTTAACGTGAAAGTTGACGAATTATTTATTTTCGAGGAGGAAATTAAATGA
- a CDS encoding transposase has product MPIIRQESLFDMQVLYDLEPTHRFNSILSGIDIYPILNVVTKKSRFGPPQTLNYAAMIYSLIVRITERIPFIKDLVKRLESDLRFKVDCGFLVSDEIPSEASYSRMITLVSESDALEIVQECTLLMAMSEGFISDEIVAIDATHVEARDCAPQKKEAVEKEPKKRGRKKKEEREQWLAEKAEEEASLPLYEKKIADQLDILLSELRASVPIHPEWGVKKNSEGKNVFWFGFKIHLAVGAESQYILQSLFSSGNLNDGKAAILLLKGIQERLASLKIAYATMDAGYDYAPIYEQVYRMGAQSVIAYNKKNEPEPIGFDRHFAPTCVREHSYRYDSFDKKHETLKYTRPSECADCPLAHDSLCQKVYKKKITDDLRKYTAPARGSLKWKQLYKARSAVERVNAYLKGYFLLNQIYHRTGKKAKLHVDLVQLAYNASKLAIDRLKVLQTIAA; this is encoded by the coding sequence ATGCCTATTATACGACAAGAAAGCCTGTTTGACATGCAAGTTTTATATGACTTGGAACCTACCCACCGGTTCAACTCAATTTTATCGGGAATTGATATCTATCCAATTCTTAATGTTGTGACGAAAAAGTCTCGTTTCGGACCACCGCAAACCTTGAATTACGCGGCGATGATCTATTCGCTGATTGTGCGGATCACCGAACGGATTCCCTTCATCAAAGATTTGGTCAAACGCTTGGAAAGTGATTTGCGCTTCAAAGTGGACTGCGGCTTTTTGGTATCGGACGAGATTCCTTCGGAAGCTTCTTATTCACGTATGATTACGTTGGTCAGCGAATCGGATGCCTTGGAAATTGTCCAGGAATGCACTCTTTTGATGGCCATGTCTGAAGGGTTCATCTCAGATGAAATTGTTGCCATAGACGCCACCCATGTCGAGGCACGCGACTGTGCGCCACAAAAGAAAGAAGCGGTCGAAAAAGAACCGAAAAAGCGTGGCCGCAAAAAGAAAGAAGAACGGGAACAATGGCTGGCGGAAAAGGCGGAAGAAGAAGCGAGTCTTCCCTTATATGAAAAAAAAATTGCCGATCAGCTGGATATTCTGCTTTCGGAACTGCGAGCTTCAGTTCCCATACACCCCGAATGGGGAGTGAAAAAGAATAGCGAAGGAAAGAACGTGTTCTGGTTTGGATTCAAAATCCATCTCGCCGTTGGGGCAGAAAGCCAGTACATCCTTCAGTCTCTATTTTCTTCGGGCAATCTGAATGACGGAAAAGCCGCCATCCTGCTGCTTAAAGGAATACAGGAACGGTTGGCTTCGCTCAAAATCGCTTATGCCACGATGGATGCCGGATACGACTACGCTCCGATTTACGAACAAGTTTACCGGATGGGCGCCCAATCAGTCATTGCCTACAATAAAAAGAACGAACCAGAACCGATTGGATTTGATCGTCATTTTGCGCCGACCTGCGTCCGCGAACATAGCTACCGATATGATAGTTTCGATAAAAAGCACGAAACCCTTAAGTATACGAGGCCAAGCGAATGCGCGGACTGTCCGTTAGCCCACGACAGCTTGTGCCAAAAAGTATACAAAAAGAAAATCACGGACGATCTCCGCAAATACACAGCGCCGGCAAGAGGCTCGCTGAAATGGAAACAGCTCTACAAGGCACGAAGTGCCGTTGAAAGGGTCAATGCCTATTTGAAAGGGTATTTCCTCTTAAATCAGATTTATCATCGCACTGGAAAGAAAGCCAAATTGCATGTCGATTTGGTTCAGTTAGCGTATAACGCATCCAAACTCGCCATCGACCGTTTAAAAGTTCTTCAAACAATCGCAGCGTAA